One region of Synechococcus elongatus PCC 11801 genomic DNA includes:
- a CDS encoding COX15/CtaA family protein, giving the protein MTTSIASQLKRLCGHLAIATWLLIGIGGATRVMNAGLACPDWPLCYGSWLPWQQFNLQVFLEWFHRLDAAGLGLGTLVLVVLGWRSRSQLPSWWPWAATSCLVLIGLQATLGALTVTELLRFDIVTAHLGTALLFLVSLLGLKAALQPRSPMTAEPAVPLPFIALAAIAVYVQCLLGALVGSRWAVHQCLAGSQLCGVLQSHLWGVLPTTLVIACLAGVAWWWGQRRWASQLGGLLSLQLLLGWGTYHWHLQIEPLTVGHQMVGAALLGFLASSGFRAHFSPLSSVPEESMYDVKQRQQTEVPA; this is encoded by the coding sequence ATGACGACCTCAATTGCCTCTCAACTTAAGCGCTTGTGCGGACATTTGGCGATCGCCACTTGGCTGTTGATTGGCATTGGCGGAGCGACCCGTGTCATGAATGCTGGCCTTGCTTGTCCAGACTGGCCTCTTTGCTATGGGTCGTGGCTGCCATGGCAGCAGTTCAACCTGCAGGTGTTTCTTGAGTGGTTTCATCGCCTTGATGCAGCTGGCTTGGGGCTTGGAACATTGGTTTTAGTGGTTCTTGGCTGGCGATCGCGATCGCAACTACCGAGCTGGTGGCCTTGGGCTGCAACGAGCTGTCTGGTGCTGATTGGTCTGCAAGCGACTCTTGGTGCCCTGACTGTGACGGAGCTGTTGCGCTTTGATATCGTGACCGCTCACCTCGGCACTGCCCTGTTGTTCTTGGTCAGTTTGCTAGGACTTAAAGCTGCACTTCAGCCGCGATCGCCCATGACTGCAGAGCCGGCTGTACCGCTTCCATTTATTGCGCTGGCTGCGATTGCAGTTTATGTCCAGTGCTTGTTGGGTGCGTTGGTTGGCTCACGTTGGGCAGTGCATCAGTGCCTTGCTGGGTCGCAGTTATGTGGCGTTCTTCAAAGCCACTTATGGGGTGTTTTGCCAACGACCCTTGTGATTGCCTGCCTTGCAGGTGTGGCTTGGTGGTGGGGTCAGCGCCGCTGGGCAAGTCAGCTTGGGGGCTTACTGAGCCTGCAATTGCTCTTGGGCTGGGGCACCTATCACTGGCACCTGCAAATTGAACCTTTGACTGTTGGTCACCAGATGGTGGGGGCAGCTCTGTTGGGTTTCTTGGCCAGCTCTGGCTTCCGAGCACATTTCAGCCCTCTGTCATCTGTCCCTGAGGAGAGTATGTATGACGTTAAGCAGCGACAGCAGACTGAGGTTCCCGCTTGA
- a CDS encoding cytochrome c oxidase subunit 3 translates to MTTTLEAPKHSHLEEAHPDHRIFGLILFLVAEGMIFLGLFAAYLTFRAVNSLPPEQMPELELLVPAINTTILISSSFVIHGAEDAIKKDDVKGVQRYFGITALMGAVFLAGQIYEYSQLSFGLRDNLFASTFYALTGFHGLHVLVGLLAILAVLWRSRQPNHYSAKHHFGIEAAEIYWHFVDIVWIVLFVLLYLL, encoded by the coding sequence ATGACAACCACTCTTGAAGCTCCCAAGCATTCCCATTTAGAAGAGGCTCATCCCGATCATCGGATTTTTGGACTGATTCTCTTCTTAGTTGCAGAAGGGATGATCTTCTTAGGATTATTTGCTGCTTATTTAACGTTCCGTGCTGTCAATTCGCTACCACCGGAGCAAATGCCGGAGCTAGAGTTACTCGTTCCAGCTATCAACACAACCATTTTGATTAGTAGCAGCTTTGTAATTCATGGCGCTGAAGATGCAATCAAGAAAGACGATGTCAAGGGCGTGCAGCGGTATTTTGGCATTACAGCTCTAATGGGAGCTGTTTTTCTAGCTGGTCAGATCTATGAATATAGTCAGCTATCTTTTGGATTAAGAGATAACCTCTTTGCCAGCACTTTCTATGCACTCACTGGCTTCCACGGTTTGCACGTATTAGTCGGTTTGCTCGCAATTTTGGCAGTGCTTTGGCGATCGCGGCAACCCAATCATTACTCAGCTAAGCATCACTTTGGAATCGAAGCTGCTGAAATTTACTGGCACTTTGTTGATATTGTCTGGATTGTTTTGTTCGTATTACTTTATCTACTCTAA
- the cobA gene encoding uroporphyrinogen-III C-methyltransferase, producing the protein MTLISSDTKGKVYLVGAGPGDPGLLTLRGKTLLEAAEVVIYDALVSDAILAMINPAAEKIHAGKRRGQHSLLQTETTQLLIEKAQQKAVVVRLKGGDPFVFGRGGEEMADLQAAGISVEVVPGVTAGVAVPAYAGIPITHRDCSSSVTFVTGHEMAGKYRPSIAWEAIARGSETIVIYMGLHNLALIVQQLRSAGLADTTPIALIRWGTRPEQEELFATLETVVAAVAERQFQAPAIAVIGQVVTLSPLLSQRSTGDREMSET; encoded by the coding sequence TTGACCCTGATTTCTTCTGATACAAAAGGAAAAGTTTATCTTGTCGGTGCAGGGCCTGGTGATCCAGGCTTGTTGACCCTGCGAGGCAAGACATTATTGGAAGCTGCTGAGGTAGTGATTTATGACGCCTTAGTCAGCGATGCAATCTTGGCAATGATCAATCCGGCTGCTGAAAAAATTCACGCTGGAAAACGGCGAGGACAACACTCATTACTGCAGACAGAAACCACGCAATTACTCATTGAAAAAGCCCAGCAAAAAGCAGTGGTTGTGCGTCTCAAGGGCGGCGATCCATTTGTCTTTGGCCGGGGTGGCGAGGAAATGGCCGACCTCCAGGCAGCGGGAATTTCAGTTGAAGTTGTTCCCGGTGTGACGGCAGGTGTTGCGGTGCCAGCCTATGCTGGCATTCCGATTACTCACCGCGATTGCAGCTCCAGTGTGACTTTCGTCACCGGTCATGAAATGGCTGGCAAGTATCGCCCCAGCATTGCTTGGGAGGCGATCGCGCGCGGGAGCGAAACAATTGTGATTTATATGGGCCTACATAATTTGGCCCTGATTGTTCAGCAGTTGCGATCGGCTGGATTGGCAGACACCACGCCGATCGCACTGATTCGCTGGGGAACTCGACCCGAACAAGAAGAACTCTTTGCCACGCTCGAGACTGTTGTTGCAGCCGTAGCTGAACGTCAATTTCAAGCACCCGCGATCGCAGTAATTGGTCAGGTTGTGACGCTGAGTCCCCTGCTGTCCCAACGGTCGACCGGCGATCGCGAGATGTCTGAGACTTAG
- the thrS gene encoding threonine--tRNA ligase, producing MVQSAPSAEAIHLPKTSESDRLKRIRHTMSHVMAMAVQKLFPKAQVTIGPWTETGFYYDFDTPEPFTEADLKAIKKEMAKIIQQKLPVICEEVSREEAQQRILALGEPYKLEILEGLTEPITLYHLGDRWWDLCAGPHVETTAELNPKAFDLESVAGAYWRGDETKAQLQRIYGTAWETPEQLAEYKRRKEEALKRDHRKLGRELGLFLFTDPVGPGLPLWTPKGTILRSTLEDFLKQEQLKRGYQPVVTPHLARVDLFKVSGHWQNYREDMFPLMAEDDEARGLEQGFVLKPMNCPFHIQIYKNELRSYRELPIRFAEFGTVYRYEQSGELGGLTRVRGFTVDDSHLFVRPDQLASEFLSVVDLILSVFKALNLKKFKARLSFRDPASDKYIGSDDVWEKAESAIKAAADTLGMDYFIGVGEAAFYGPKLDFIFQDALDREWQLGTVQVDYNLPERFDLEYVAEDGSRQRPVMIHRAPFGSLERLIGILIEEYAGDFPLWLAPEQIRLLPVTETVLDYCNQVASQLQALGVRVHVDQSGDRLGKLIRNAEKAKIPVMAVVGAQEAEAGSLSIRTRATGDLGSLTVADLTQRLTTAIAEKLPHL from the coding sequence ATGGTTCAATCTGCTCCGTCTGCCGAAGCTATTCACCTGCCCAAAACCAGCGAGTCAGACCGACTCAAGCGCATCCGACACACGATGTCGCATGTGATGGCGATGGCAGTGCAAAAGCTCTTTCCCAAGGCGCAGGTCACGATTGGCCCTTGGACGGAGACAGGTTTTTACTACGACTTCGACACGCCGGAGCCATTTACTGAAGCTGATCTCAAGGCCATCAAAAAAGAGATGGCCAAGATCATCCAGCAAAAACTGCCAGTGATTTGCGAAGAAGTCAGCCGTGAAGAAGCTCAGCAGCGAATTTTAGCCTTAGGTGAACCCTATAAGCTGGAAATCCTTGAAGGATTGACGGAACCGATTACGCTCTACCACTTGGGCGATCGCTGGTGGGATCTCTGTGCCGGTCCTCACGTAGAAACGACGGCTGAACTGAATCCCAAGGCTTTTGATCTGGAGTCAGTAGCAGGTGCTTACTGGCGTGGCGACGAAACCAAAGCGCAGCTACAGCGGATCTACGGCACCGCTTGGGAAACACCAGAGCAACTGGCGGAGTACAAGCGCCGCAAGGAAGAAGCACTCAAACGCGATCACCGTAAGCTTGGTCGTGAGTTGGGATTGTTCCTGTTTACCGATCCAGTGGGACCGGGACTGCCGCTCTGGACGCCCAAAGGCACGATCCTGCGATCGACCCTTGAGGACTTTCTCAAGCAAGAGCAGTTAAAACGGGGCTATCAGCCTGTCGTAACGCCCCACTTAGCTCGAGTTGACCTCTTCAAAGTGTCCGGTCACTGGCAGAACTATCGCGAAGATATGTTCCCGCTGATGGCTGAGGACGATGAAGCTCGAGGGCTGGAGCAGGGGTTTGTCCTCAAACCGATGAACTGCCCCTTCCACATTCAGATCTACAAGAACGAATTACGCTCCTACCGTGAGCTACCGATTCGGTTTGCGGAGTTTGGGACGGTCTATCGCTACGAGCAGTCGGGTGAGCTCGGTGGTCTGACACGGGTTCGCGGCTTTACCGTCGACGACTCTCACTTGTTTGTTCGTCCAGATCAACTTGCTTCTGAGTTTTTGAGCGTCGTTGATCTAATTCTTTCGGTCTTCAAGGCGCTCAACCTCAAAAAATTCAAAGCTCGCCTCAGCTTCCGCGATCCGGCCTCTGACAAATACATTGGCTCCGATGATGTCTGGGAAAAAGCGGAGTCTGCGATTAAGGCGGCAGCCGACACACTCGGTATGGACTACTTCATCGGTGTTGGTGAAGCAGCTTTTTATGGTCCGAAGCTCGATTTCATCTTCCAAGATGCGCTCGATCGTGAGTGGCAGCTAGGAACGGTTCAGGTTGATTACAACTTGCCGGAGCGCTTTGATCTGGAATACGTGGCAGAAGACGGAAGCCGTCAGCGCCCTGTGATGATTCACCGTGCGCCGTTTGGTTCATTGGAACGGCTCATTGGCATTTTGATTGAGGAATATGCTGGCGATTTCCCTCTCTGGCTGGCACCGGAGCAGATTCGCCTGTTGCCAGTGACCGAAACAGTTCTGGATTATTGCAACCAAGTGGCGAGTCAATTGCAAGCCTTGGGCGTGCGTGTGCATGTTGATCAAAGTGGCGATCGCCTCGGCAAATTGATCCGCAATGCAGAGAAAGCGAAAATTCCTGTCATGGCTGTGGTTGGTGCTCAAGAAGCGGAAGCAGGCAGTCTCAGTATTCGGACTCGAGCCACGGGTGATCTTGGGAGTTTGACGGTTGCTGATCTTACCCAGCGATTGACAACTGCGATCGCAGAGAAACTGCCTCACCTGTAG
- a CDS encoding cytochrome c oxidase subunit II: MAIPSNILTLLAGVAITCLSLWYGQNHGLLPTAAANDAPLVDGLFNTMMTIATGLFLLVQGLIFVTLWRFRRQPNDATDAAPVHGNLALEILWTGIPVVIVLGLSVYSFSVYTTMGGLSVGHGGGSHMAHAHPSSAAIAAELPSSTAEETADMPRVSAGLGTPTAQQPDVTVNVKGLQFAWIFNYPDQNIIAGELHLPLGKSVQLDIEAQDVIHAFWVPQFRLKQDAIPGEQTRLQFTPTQVGTFPIICAELCGSYHGAMRSQVIVETPEDYDRWIQSQTATATVLPSRLEEATAALDLQVAPEHIHHLHQLAASL, encoded by the coding sequence GTGGCAATTCCCAGCAATATTTTGACGCTTCTGGCAGGGGTTGCTATTACCTGCCTCAGTCTCTGGTATGGACAAAACCATGGCTTGCTGCCAACAGCAGCAGCGAATGACGCACCACTCGTCGATGGTTTGTTCAACACGATGATGACGATTGCAACTGGCCTCTTTTTGCTGGTTCAAGGGCTGATTTTTGTTACTCTTTGGCGCTTTCGTCGTCAGCCCAACGACGCGACAGATGCCGCACCGGTCCATGGCAATCTAGCGCTTGAAATTCTCTGGACAGGCATTCCTGTCGTGATTGTTTTAGGTCTTTCTGTCTATAGCTTTAGTGTTTACACCACGATGGGAGGACTTTCCGTTGGTCATGGCGGTGGTAGCCATATGGCGCATGCTCACCCCAGCTCTGCCGCGATCGCGGCAGAGCTTCCTAGTTCTACTGCGGAAGAGACAGCGGACATGCCACGAGTTTCAGCGGGACTTGGGACTCCTACAGCTCAACAACCCGATGTCACTGTCAATGTTAAAGGTCTCCAGTTTGCTTGGATTTTTAACTATCCCGACCAGAACATTATTGCGGGCGAATTACATTTGCCACTCGGCAAAAGTGTTCAGCTAGACATTGAGGCTCAAGATGTGATTCATGCCTTCTGGGTGCCGCAGTTTCGTCTCAAGCAAGATGCTATTCCCGGCGAGCAGACTCGACTGCAATTTACACCAACACAAGTGGGAACTTTTCCAATCATTTGTGCAGAGCTCTGCGGCAGCTATCACGGAGCCATGCGAAGCCAGGTGATTGTCGAGACACCAGAAGATTACGATCGCTGGATTCAATCACAAACAGCAACCGCCACTGTTCTACCCAGCCGGCTCGAAGAGGCAACGGCTGCTTTAGACCTTCAAGTTGCACCAGAACACATCCATCATCTCCATCAGCTTGCAGCTTCTCTCTAG
- a CDS encoding phenylpyruvate tautomerase MIF-related protein: protein MPLIKLQTSIAALPSEQTTALLKSLSSTLAQQLGKPERYVMTLLETNIPMTFAGTFDPACYVEIKSVGQMKPTQTAQMSRLFCDQIASELGIASDRIYIEFADAQGYLWGWNGSTFG from the coding sequence ATGCCGCTGATTAAATTGCAAACTTCGATTGCTGCACTGCCTAGCGAACAGACAACGGCTCTATTAAAGTCCCTGTCTTCGACCTTGGCGCAGCAACTCGGGAAGCCTGAGCGCTATGTGATGACGCTGCTGGAAACCAATATCCCGATGACCTTTGCTGGCACTTTTGATCCCGCTTGTTATGTCGAGATCAAAAGTGTTGGGCAAATGAAGCCGACCCAGACTGCGCAAATGAGCCGCTTGTTCTGCGACCAGATTGCCTCAGAACTGGGCATCGCCTCTGATCGCATCTACATTGAATTTGCTGATGCCCAGGGCTACCTCTGGGGTTGGAACGGTTCAACATTCGGCTGA
- a CDS encoding sirohydrochlorin chelatase, translating into MSTLRILVAHGSRDPRSAIALQQLATELAPRLGSAPAIAFLEGPHPPLSEQIVQLAQQAKSQGTIAVQIYPLFLLAGTHTTEDLPAAVATAQEQLRLPVELQAAWGESSSLRNLLRSQVQPQTETWLLAHGSRRSAANQRIEQLAAEFGWSPVFCRAEPFLGDRLADTQPQRILPLLLFPGPIYDSVQNICVAANATACLAPPLSQWPLFLDAIAQWLQVDVLISDNRASAPTRFPQKPGEIGEKICY; encoded by the coding sequence GTGAGTACGCTTCGCATTCTGGTGGCCCATGGTAGTCGAGATCCTCGGTCAGCGATCGCTCTACAGCAACTCGCCACTGAACTAGCACCTCGACTTGGTTCAGCACCAGCGATCGCCTTTTTGGAGGGGCCGCATCCGCCCTTATCTGAGCAGATTGTGCAGTTGGCTCAGCAGGCGAAATCTCAAGGCACGATCGCCGTCCAGATTTATCCTCTTTTCCTCTTGGCGGGGACTCACACGACAGAAGATCTGCCAGCAGCAGTGGCGACTGCTCAAGAACAACTTCGCCTACCTGTGGAACTCCAAGCCGCTTGGGGCGAGTCGAGTAGTTTGCGAAACCTGTTGCGATCGCAAGTTCAGCCCCAGACCGAAACTTGGCTCTTGGCCCATGGCAGCCGGCGTAGTGCTGCTAACCAGCGGATCGAACAACTCGCGGCTGAGTTTGGTTGGTCACCCGTCTTTTGTCGTGCTGAACCCTTTTTGGGCGATCGCTTAGCGGACACTCAGCCCCAGCGCATCTTGCCACTCTTGCTATTTCCAGGACCGATCTATGACAGTGTTCAAAATATTTGTGTAGCGGCCAATGCCACTGCTTGCCTCGCCCCACCCCTCAGTCAGTGGCCCCTGTTTCTCGATGCGATCGCCCAGTGGCTCCAAGTTGACGTTTTGATCAGCGATAATCGAGCCTCGGCCCCTACTCGTTTTCCACAGAAGCCTGGGGAAATTGGGGAGAAAATCTGCTACTAA
- the ctaD gene encoding cytochrome c oxidase subunit I, whose translation MTTTTFLPDQSPEEIKSSIGWREYFGFSTDHKVIGIQYLVLTFIFYLIGGALATAVRLELATPTVDVVSRELYNQLFTVHATVMIFLWIVPAGSGAFGNYLIPLLIGARDMAFPKLNAVAFWLLPPAGILLIASFLIEAPSAGWTSYPPLSLVSGKTGEMIWILSVLLLGTSSILGAINFATTIIKMRRPGLGLNQMPLFCWAMLSTSIMAILSTPVLAGALILLSFDLMVGTNFFNPSGGGNPVVYQHLFWFYSHPAVYIMILPVFGMISEILPVHARKPIFGYQAIAYSSLAITFLSLIVWAHHMFTSGTPPWLRMFFMIATMIIAVPTGIKVFSWLATLWGGKLQLTSALLFGVGFISMFVIGGLSGIMLASVPVDIHVHDTYFVVAHFHYVLFGGSVFGLYAGIYHWFPKMTGRLLNEGWGKTHFFLTLIGFNLCFLPMHWLGLQGMPRRVAEYDPQFATVNLICSIGSFILAISTIPFLVNAVWSWIAGAKAGSNPWGGITPEWLTSSPPPVENWVGEAPLVTKPYGYGDRKISQS comes from the coding sequence ATGACAACTACCACTTTTCTTCCCGATCAGTCTCCCGAAGAAATCAAAAGCAGTATTGGCTGGAGAGAATACTTTGGCTTCAGCACCGATCACAAAGTGATTGGGATTCAGTACCTCGTACTAACATTCATTTTCTATTTGATCGGAGGTGCACTCGCGACAGCTGTGCGGCTTGAGCTAGCAACCCCAACCGTCGATGTTGTCAGTAGAGAGCTATACAACCAACTTTTTACTGTCCATGCCACAGTCATGATCTTTCTCTGGATCGTGCCAGCAGGTAGCGGTGCCTTTGGGAACTATCTCATTCCCTTGTTAATCGGCGCACGCGACATGGCTTTCCCGAAGCTTAATGCTGTTGCTTTTTGGCTCCTGCCTCCAGCCGGAATTTTGCTAATTGCGAGTTTTCTGATTGAAGCTCCAAGTGCTGGTTGGACGTCCTATCCACCGCTGAGCTTAGTGAGCGGTAAAACGGGTGAAATGATTTGGATTCTCAGCGTCTTACTGCTGGGGACTTCCTCAATTCTGGGTGCGATTAATTTCGCTACCACGATCATCAAGATGCGTCGGCCCGGCTTAGGTTTAAATCAGATGCCCCTCTTTTGTTGGGCAATGCTATCCACATCCATCATGGCGATTTTATCAACGCCAGTTCTTGCAGGCGCATTGATTCTGCTTAGCTTTGATTTGATGGTGGGTACTAATTTCTTTAACCCTTCAGGCGGTGGTAATCCAGTCGTTTATCAGCATCTATTCTGGTTTTATTCTCATCCGGCCGTCTATATTATGATCCTGCCTGTTTTCGGCATGATTTCTGAGATTCTGCCGGTTCATGCACGCAAACCAATTTTTGGTTATCAAGCGATCGCCTATTCCAGTCTAGCGATTACCTTTTTGAGCCTAATTGTCTGGGCACACCATATGTTCACCAGCGGAACACCCCCCTGGTTGCGCATGTTTTTCATGATCGCCACCATGATCATTGCTGTTCCTACGGGCATCAAAGTTTTTAGTTGGCTGGCAACACTTTGGGGCGGTAAGCTCCAACTAACCAGCGCACTGCTGTTTGGTGTTGGCTTTATTTCGATGTTTGTTATCGGTGGCCTTAGCGGCATCATGCTCGCTTCAGTTCCGGTAGACATCCATGTCCACGACACCTATTTTGTTGTGGCTCATTTTCACTACGTTCTCTTTGGGGGTAGTGTCTTTGGCCTCTATGCAGGCATCTATCACTGGTTTCCTAAAATGACGGGTCGTCTGCTGAACGAAGGCTGGGGGAAAACCCACTTCTTTCTGACACTGATCGGTTTCAACCTCTGCTTCTTACCAATGCACTGGTTAGGTTTACAAGGCATGCCCCGCCGAGTTGCTGAATACGATCCTCAATTTGCAACCGTTAATCTCATTTGCTCAATCGGCTCATTTATTTTGGCTATCTCGACGATTCCCTTCCTAGTCAATGCCGTTTGGAGCTGGATTGCTGGTGCTAAGGCAGGGTCTAATCCTTGGGGTGGAATTACACCGGAATGGCTGACTAGTTCCCCCCCGCCCGTTGAGAATTGGGTGGGAGAAGCGCCATTAGTCACTAAACCCTATGGTTATGGCGATCGCAAAATTAGTCAGTCTTAA
- a CDS encoding alpha/beta hydrolase: MRRPLTALLSGLTVLLASAVPGKAAETVTLIYGPWNRSVEVADLKYLAETGEARGFLGTILKLGNQDPKKLQEFLNLSFPFSLVQASDLLYSSLGTGLLDRAGTIIAPRVSNQDGRQALRAAILLSLAQDGQISPVELLDNYPTDIRVNVDSLLGLVAQIGNLEELIRSLGSGGSSN; encoded by the coding sequence ATGCGTCGCCCGCTCACTGCTCTTCTCTCGGGTCTGACTGTACTGCTAGCCAGTGCTGTTCCCGGCAAAGCAGCGGAAACCGTTACGCTCATCTACGGTCCTTGGAATCGGTCAGTTGAAGTTGCAGACCTGAAATATTTGGCAGAGACCGGCGAGGCTCGCGGCTTTCTCGGCACCATTTTGAAGCTGGGAAATCAAGATCCCAAGAAACTACAAGAGTTCCTGAACTTGAGCTTTCCTTTTAGCTTGGTGCAGGCGAGCGATCTGCTCTACAGCAGCCTGGGCACCGGTCTCCTCGATCGTGCTGGCACGATCATTGCGCCGCGCGTCTCTAATCAAGACGGTCGGCAGGCTTTGCGAGCCGCCATTCTGCTCTCGCTGGCACAAGATGGTCAGATCTCTCCAGTTGAGTTGCTCGACAATTACCCCACCGATATTCGTGTCAATGTCGATTCACTCCTCGGCTTGGTCGCTCAAATTGGCAACCTTGAGGAATTGATTCGATCGCTCGGTTCTGGCGGAAGCAGTAACTAA
- the xth gene encoding exodeoxyribonuclease III: MRIATWNVNSIRSRLEHLQRWLTDQPVDVVCLQETKVVDEQFPLVPLQELGYHCAISGQKSYNGVSILSRQPLEDVQIGFGAVLAAETVGDLDDQKRVISGRIGSLRIINLYVPNGSEIGSEKYEYKLRWLDCLQRYLRALGDRESQIHICGDFNIALEDRDIYDPKGKETHIMSSPTEREVLRQSVLSLGFVDAFRLFEDGADQFSWWDYRTGGFRRNRGWRIDHHYLSESAKARAIACYIDREPRGWEKPSDHTPVVLELADES; this comes from the coding sequence ATGCGTATTGCCACTTGGAACGTCAACTCTATTCGCAGTCGTCTCGAACATCTCCAACGTTGGCTTACCGATCAGCCTGTGGATGTTGTCTGCTTACAAGAGACAAAGGTGGTTGATGAGCAGTTTCCCTTGGTTCCGCTCCAGGAATTGGGCTACCATTGCGCGATCTCAGGGCAAAAGTCCTATAACGGTGTCTCGATTCTCAGTCGCCAACCTTTAGAAGATGTGCAGATTGGCTTTGGTGCGGTGTTAGCTGCTGAAACTGTTGGTGATTTGGATGACCAGAAGCGTGTCATCTCTGGACGCATCGGTAGCCTGCGAATCATCAACCTCTATGTGCCCAACGGCTCAGAAATTGGCAGCGAAAAATACGAGTACAAGCTGCGTTGGCTGGATTGCTTACAGCGTTATTTGAGGGCTCTGGGCGATCGCGAAAGCCAAATCCACATCTGCGGCGATTTCAACATTGCTCTGGAAGATCGCGATATTTACGACCCCAAGGGCAAAGAGACGCACATCATGTCGTCGCCAACAGAACGAGAAGTGTTGCGGCAGTCGGTGCTCTCCCTTGGCTTCGTCGATGCGTTCCGCCTATTTGAAGATGGTGCCGATCAGTTCAGTTGGTGGGACTATCGCACGGGCGGTTTCCGGCGGAATCGTGGCTGGCGAATTGACCATCACTACCTCTCGGAATCAGCCAAGGCACGGGCGATCGCCTGCTACATCGATCGCGAGCCGCGCGGCTGGGAGAAGCCCAGCGACCATACCCCTGTTGTCCTAGAACTAGCCGATGAGTCTTGA
- a CDS encoding heme o synthase — protein sequence MTLSSDSRLRFPLEEIAAQLLAYWQLTKPRIILLLLITTAAGMGLAAQGPLDPQLAIATLVGGAFAAAAANTLNCLYDRDIDAIMERTRWRPLPSGRVQPIEAWVFALVLAALSFILLDWQANQLAAGLALAGIIFYVVIYTHSLKRHSSQNIVIGGAAGAIPPLVGWAAITGELAWPAWILFGIVCLWTPPHFWALALMIRDDYAAVKVPMLPVVAGNLATARQIYAYSWLLLPVTLALAWPLQAAGPFYSVTALLLGAELLRRSHLLCQAPDSQPLARSLFKFSIFYLMLLCGAIAMDCLPGAPNLTHAIAVLQGF from the coding sequence ATGACGTTAAGCAGCGACAGCAGACTGAGGTTCCCGCTTGAGGAAATTGCTGCTCAGCTTCTGGCTTATTGGCAGCTCACGAAGCCGCGAATCATCCTGCTCCTGCTGATCACTACCGCGGCAGGAATGGGTCTAGCGGCTCAAGGACCTCTGGATCCTCAACTGGCGATCGCTACTTTGGTGGGTGGAGCTTTTGCTGCCGCTGCCGCGAACACCCTCAACTGTCTCTACGATCGCGACATCGACGCGATCATGGAACGGACACGCTGGCGACCGCTACCCTCGGGACGCGTACAACCGATCGAAGCGTGGGTTTTTGCGCTCGTACTGGCAGCCTTGTCTTTCATCCTGTTGGATTGGCAAGCGAATCAGCTTGCCGCAGGTCTGGCACTAGCGGGAATCATTTTTTACGTTGTCATCTACACCCATAGCCTCAAGCGCCATAGTTCCCAGAACATCGTCATTGGTGGGGCTGCCGGAGCGATTCCGCCCTTGGTAGGCTGGGCTGCGATTACAGGAGAGCTGGCTTGGCCGGCGTGGATTCTCTTCGGCATTGTTTGCCTCTGGACGCCGCCCCATTTTTGGGCCTTGGCGTTGATGATTCGCGATGACTATGCAGCAGTTAAGGTGCCGATGTTACCTGTCGTGGCTGGGAATTTAGCCACTGCTCGCCAAATTTACGCCTACTCGTGGCTATTGCTGCCTGTCACGTTGGCGTTGGCTTGGCCGTTACAGGCGGCTGGACCTTTCTACAGCGTGACGGCGCTACTGCTCGGCGCCGAACTGTTACGGCGATCGCACTTACTTTGCCAAGCCCCGGATTCTCAACCGCTGGCGCGATCGCTGTTTAAATTCTCGATTTTCTACTTGATGCTGCTCTGCGGCGCGATCGCGATGGATTGCCTGCCGGGAGCCCCAAACCTGACCCATGCGATCGCGGTCTTGCAGGGATTCTAG